In Pleurocapsa sp. PCC 7319, the following are encoded in one genomic region:
- a CDS encoding cyclic peptide export ABC transporter — protein sequence MKIIYLLLQNSGKNLFIAAISSFISGASSAGVIAVINYAIANLSNLPIWLPWLFIGLCLILWIFRFISWVLITRLAQEIIYNLRLDMTQRILNCPLQHLETVGAPKLLATLTGDINAIATASIQLSVAIVNLAVLLGVFAYLCWLSPLLFLVVLTSVITGFLIYQFLQKQGIKDFEKGRQIQDVLFGHFRSLTEGTKELKLHRPRRNTFIEEELKLTAKQAKYYWVKGITAFAFAGSLGTILFFIPIGLILFVFPKLMIISLGVISSYALAVLYMINPISEIVTSLPQIAQANVSLNKIESLGLSLAKPVREPEFPTEAKFDSNWQSLELVDINHAYRGDREEHQFTLDSINLKFQPGEIIFIVGGNGSGKSTLVKLITGLYIPDRGTIVFNNLPVTDENREWYRQQFSVVFYDFYLFDRLIGIDTSHQTKIDKYLNQLEIDHKVTIKDNILSTTNLSQGQRKRLALLTAYLEDRPIYVFDEWASDQDPVFKQVFYEKLLPELKNRGKTVIAVSHDDRYFAQCDRLIKLDYGRIVRQDSNH from the coding sequence ATGAAAATTATCTATCTCTTGCTCCAAAATTCTGGCAAAAATTTGTTCATCGCAGCCATATCGAGCTTTATAAGTGGTGCTAGTAGTGCTGGGGTTATCGCTGTGATTAATTATGCGATCGCCAATCTCTCTAATTTACCTATTTGGCTACCATGGTTGTTTATTGGTCTGTGTTTGATTTTATGGATTTTCCGCTTTATTAGTTGGGTTTTGATAACTCGTTTAGCTCAAGAGATTATCTACAATTTGCGTTTGGACATGACTCAACGTATTTTGAATTGCCCTCTACAACATTTAGAAACTGTTGGTGCGCCTAAACTATTAGCGACGTTGACAGGAGATATCAATGCGATCGCGACAGCTTCGATTCAGCTATCAGTAGCGATTGTCAATCTTGCTGTATTGTTGGGGGTTTTTGCTTATTTATGTTGGTTATCTCCCCTACTATTTTTAGTAGTATTGACTAGTGTTATTACTGGTTTTTTGATTTACCAGTTTCTACAAAAGCAAGGCATCAAAGATTTTGAAAAAGGTCGTCAAATTCAAGATGTTTTATTTGGACATTTTCGCTCGCTTACAGAAGGTACCAAAGAACTAAAATTACATCGTCCTCGAAGAAATACCTTTATTGAAGAGGAATTAAAACTGACTGCTAAACAAGCAAAATATTATTGGGTTAAGGGAATTACTGCTTTTGCATTTGCCGGTTCTTTAGGGACTATTCTATTTTTTATACCCATTGGCTTAATTTTGTTTGTCTTTCCCAAGTTAATGATAATTTCTCTAGGAGTTATATCTAGTTACGCTTTAGCTGTTTTATACATGATTAATCCCATCAGCGAAATTGTTACTTCTTTACCTCAGATAGCTCAAGCAAATGTCTCTTTAAATAAAATTGAATCTTTAGGTTTATCTTTAGCCAAACCAGTTAGAGAGCCTGAATTTCCCACAGAAGCCAAATTTGATTCTAATTGGCAAAGCTTAGAGTTAGTTGATATTAATCATGCATATCGTGGAGATCGAGAAGAACATCAATTTACTCTAGATAGTATTAATCTTAAGTTTCAACCAGGAGAAATTATCTTTATTGTTGGGGGCAATGGCAGCGGTAAATCAACTTTAGTTAAATTAATTACGGGTTTGTATATCCCCGATCGCGGCACTATTGTATTTAATAATCTCCCCGTTACAGACGAAAATCGCGAATGGTATCGTCAACAGTTTTCCGTAGTATTTTATGACTTTTATCTATTTGATCGCTTGATAGGAATAGATACTAGTCATCAAACAAAAATTGACAAATATCTGAATCAACTAGAAATAGACCATAAGGTAACAATCAAGGATAATATTTTGTCTACCACTAATTTATCTCAGGGACAGCGTAAACGTCTGGCATTATTGACTGCGTATCTAGAGGATCGCCCAATTTATGTCTTTGATGAATGGGCATCCGATCAAGACCCTGTATTTAAACAAGT
- a CDS encoding sensor histidine kinase, producing MNRLKQLKTYPFGLFLWLECMLLGSAILGELPDHYITAEYDTPEQSIFLTFTLSLLCLLLLGAMGFKLPKKSDFHKWLYFSLQLALIIFATILTKKSFWSIYAYLIVAMRNGLIFKPRQYWLANILLFVSLIPSTAYMRNFPKFQARVSKFQSISVEEYDKIISMTIISSLIEVALCITLICILVNVVLREYKSQQQLAIARQQLRQYALKAEDRATVNERNRIAREIHDSVGHALTAQTIQLNNAIAFWQADPHKAYQFLTEAKGLVATALQEIRHSINTLRSDPLEGKNLEPAIISLFQEFSSRTRIVPDYSISLNYSLTEEVKLTVYRIVQEALTNIAKHSEATSVKVELQTLPEHLCLLIEDNGKGFNPQQNTTGFGLQGMQERVTASNGNIQICSDFNCGCTITIIIPQQIILSIDN from the coding sequence ATGAATCGTCTCAAGCAACTTAAAACTTATCCTTTTGGTTTATTTCTTTGGTTAGAGTGTATGTTGTTAGGTTCGGCAATTTTGGGCGAGCTACCTGACCATTACATTACAGCAGAATACGATACACCCGAGCAATCAATTTTTCTAACGTTCACCCTATCTCTTCTTTGTTTATTATTACTTGGAGCGATGGGTTTCAAATTACCCAAAAAAAGTGATTTTCATAAATGGCTTTACTTTAGCTTACAATTAGCACTCATTATATTCGCAACTATCTTAACGAAAAAGTCTTTTTGGTCTATATATGCCTATTTGATTGTTGCGATGCGTAACGGTCTAATCTTCAAGCCGAGACAATATTGGCTGGCGAATATTTTGCTATTTGTATCTCTAATTCCCTCTACAGCCTATATGCGCAATTTCCCGAAATTTCAGGCTCGTGTATCTAAGTTTCAGAGCATTTCTGTAGAAGAATATGACAAGATAATTAGCATGACCATTATCAGCAGTTTAATTGAAGTTGCTTTGTGTATAACTTTAATCTGTATCTTAGTTAATGTTGTGCTGCGAGAATATAAAAGCCAGCAGCAGCTAGCTATTGCGCGGCAACAACTACGTCAATATGCCTTAAAAGCCGAGGATAGAGCAACAGTAAATGAGCGTAACCGTATCGCCCGAGAAATTCATGACTCAGTTGGTCATGCTCTAACTGCCCAAACAATACAATTAAATAATGCGATCGCTTTTTGGCAAGCCGATCCCCATAAAGCTTATCAATTTTTGACTGAAGCTAAGGGATTAGTCGCTACAGCCCTCCAAGAAATTCGCCACTCTATAAATACTCTCCGCAGCGATCCTTTAGAAGGGAAAAACTTAGAACCAGCAATTATTTCGTTGTTTCAAGAATTTTCTAGCAGAACCAGAATTGTTCCTGACTATTCAATAAGCCTTAATTATTCTCTTACAGAAGAAGTAAAACTAACTGTTTATCGTATAGTGCAAGAAGCTTTAACTAATATCGCTAAACATAGTGAAGCCACATCAGTTAAGGTAGAATTACAAACTCTACCCGAACATCTATGTCTCTTAATTGAGGATAATGGTAAAGGTTTCAATCCCCAACAAAATACGACAGGCTTTGGACTTCAGGGAATGCAAGAAAGAGTCACTGCTTCAAATGGCAATATACAAATATGTAGCGACTTTAACTGTGGTTGCACCATCACTATCATTATTCCTCAACAAATAATCTTATCTATTGACAATTGA
- a CDS encoding response regulator transcription factor, translated as MIRILIVDDQTIIRHGLKSLLELQDDLSVVGDAGNGEEALDAIASLKQESQLPDVVLLDVRMPIMDGVATTKELHLHYPEIKILILTTFDDDEYISQAMNYGAKGYLLKDSPPEDLAMAIRAVNKGHTYMGSGLLEKMLQTSAKPQLATSNISSQLAEISPREREVLNLIAQGANNREIAEKLYISEKTVKNHVTSILSKLNLRDRTQVAVFVNQIEMY; from the coding sequence GTGATTCGCATATTAATCGTTGACGACCAAACTATCATTAGACATGGGCTTAAAAGCCTATTAGAACTTCAAGATGATTTATCTGTGGTCGGAGATGCCGGAAATGGAGAAGAAGCTTTGGATGCGATCGCCTCTTTAAAACAAGAATCTCAATTACCAGATGTCGTTTTATTAGATGTCCGAATGCCAATTATGGATGGCGTAGCCACCACTAAAGAATTACATCTGCATTATCCTGAAATAAAGATCTTAATTCTCACTACCTTCGATGACGATGAATACATTTCCCAAGCCATGAACTATGGAGCCAAGGGCTATTTACTTAAAGATAGTCCCCCGGAAGACTTAGCAATGGCAATCCGCGCGGTCAATAAAGGTCATACTTATATGGGCTCGGGTTTATTGGAGAAGATGTTACAGACATCTGCTAAACCTCAACTTGCAACCTCTAATATCTCTAGCCAACTAGCTGAAATTTCCCCTAGAGAAAGAGAGGTCTTAAATTTAATCGCTCAGGGGGCAAATAATCGAGAAATTGCGGAAAAATTATATATTTCTGAGAAAACGGTTAAAAATCATGTTACTAGTATCTTGAGTAAGTTAAATTTGCGCGATCGCACCCAAGTTGCAGTTTTTGTTAATCAAATAGAAATGTACTAA
- a CDS encoding pentapeptide repeat-containing protein: MAAIVKSWCMLIVAFCLILFILSPLEANAQSEQRIYLTPEILDQQVNNLVQQEGKDTIDLSNYIIDISNPDSEFSQQFYREIRSTINRATNSISLDLSNSIIQGDLQLNQLGILTSLGTGMLSSTFTPLEQEKINQYYPLVNNVSQQIPRANILRCGFKLDSTIFTGEVNAANSLFLQQLTATSAKFQGVVKLEQSIFGREVNFSQAIFNQNINLSRSHFFAPTKLYQVEFQGILDFSNSQIEAFIEFNEAKFYQLADFTRSVFIQPADFSKTIFRDRLVLAKAKFLDALIFINSTFEKNITFRDIYANSIINLQDAHLLDRIDFSNAFLTPTVSLNVSGLAFDSAEAKIIGETNVIGNFIRVERLEGNETVLRNLIRNFRSLEQIADANQIEYQREQLRAKQLSDRLTKISWSKIFSWSWLSLIPQWLSLNLLLLLGDYGTNINLLFSIGIVIIAFFGFLFWLLDRYRPRISQPIIPNNYEIIVMGISYLILTFLSILNIFIASNRPGLTLVCIALICLPIPILIISLIYRRGRYHKLLDTTYFVEDGSMRQFRLLLGRLPIMPRFPFFRDRYQPILWQKRWNWLNYYDFSANNIFKLGFNDIRLRDRHLPGLIATLVWYQWCIGVLYIILLLWTLSRTIPGLNLLIYF; encoded by the coding sequence ATGGCTGCTATTGTTAAATCATGGTGTATGCTCATTGTTGCATTTTGCCTAATTTTATTTATATTGAGTCCCTTAGAAGCCAATGCTCAATCAGAACAGCGTATTTATTTGACTCCAGAAATACTTGACCAGCAAGTTAATAATCTAGTTCAACAAGAAGGAAAAGATACGATTGATTTAAGTAATTATATTATTGATATCTCCAATCCAGATAGTGAATTTAGTCAACAATTTTATCGGGAAATCAGAAGTACTATCAATAGGGCTACTAATTCTATCAGTCTTGACTTAAGTAACTCAATTATTCAGGGAGACTTACAACTTAATCAACTGGGTATTTTGACTTCTTTAGGAACAGGAATGCTGTCTTCAACTTTTACTCCTTTAGAACAAGAAAAAATCAATCAATATTACCCTTTAGTAAATAATGTCAGCCAGCAAATTCCTAGAGCTAATATCTTGCGTTGTGGATTTAAACTTGACAGCACTATTTTTACAGGAGAAGTAAATGCAGCTAATAGTCTTTTTTTACAGCAGCTAACAGCTACCTCAGCCAAATTCCAAGGAGTAGTTAAACTTGAGCAGAGTATTTTTGGTCGAGAAGTAAACTTTAGTCAAGCTATTTTCAATCAGAATATTAATCTATCTCGATCTCATTTTTTTGCCCCAACAAAATTATATCAAGTCGAATTTCAAGGAATTTTGGATTTTAGCAATAGTCAAATTGAAGCATTTATTGAATTTAACGAAGCTAAATTTTATCAGTTAGCTGATTTTACTCGTAGTGTATTTATTCAACCAGCAGATTTTAGTAAGACTATTTTTCGCGATCGCTTAGTTTTGGCAAAAGCTAAATTTCTAGATGCCCTCATTTTTATTAATAGTACTTTTGAGAAAAATATTACTTTTCGTGATATTTATGCTAACTCAATTATTAATCTACAAGATGCTCATTTGCTTGATAGAATTGACTTTAGTAACGCCTTTTTAACTCCCACTGTAAGTCTTAATGTTTCTGGCTTAGCTTTCGATTCGGCTGAAGCAAAAATCATCGGTGAAACCAATGTAATTGGTAACTTCATTAGAGTCGAACGTTTGGAAGGAAATGAAACAGTATTGCGTAATTTGATTCGTAACTTTCGTAGCTTAGAACAAATAGCTGATGCCAATCAGATCGAATATCAACGAGAGCAATTAAGAGCTAAACAACTAAGCGATCGCTTAACTAAAATATCATGGTCTAAAATATTTAGCTGGAGCTGGCTTAGTCTCATACCCCAATGGTTGAGTTTGAATTTATTATTATTACTCGGAGATTATGGTACCAATATCAATTTACTGTTCAGTATTGGTATAGTCATAATCGCTTTTTTTGGTTTTTTATTTTGGCTGCTTGATCGCTATCGACCCAGAATTTCTCAGCCAATAATACCTAATAACTACGAAATTATTGTGATGGGTATTAGTTATCTTATCCTGACTTTTTTAAGTATTCTCAATATTTTTATCGCCAGTAATCGACCTGGGCTAACCTTAGTCTGTATTGCACTAATTTGCTTACCAATACCAATACTTATAATAAGTTTGATTTATAGACGAGGAAGATATCATAAGCTGTTAGATACGACTTACTTTGTAGAAGATGGTTCGATGCGGCAGTTTCGTCTACTTTTGGGTCGTTTGCCTATTATGCCGCGATTTCCTTTTTTTCGCGATCGCTATCAGCCAATTTTATGGCAAAAACGTTGGAATTGGTTAAACTATTACGACTTTAGTGCCAACAACATCTTCAAGTTAGGATTTAATGATATCCGCCTTCGAGATCGACATCTACCAGGACTGATTGCTACTTTAGTCTGGTATCAATGGTGCATAGGCGTTTTATATATTATTCTGCTATTGTGGACACTTTCACGAACTATTCCTGGTTTAAACCTGTTAATTTATTTTTGA
- a CDS encoding pitrilysin family protein — protein MPNLSQSLYPVQFKANTFKLSNGLTVIHQYLPATSVVVTDIWVKAGAISEPGEWSGMAHFLEHMIFKGSPNVMVGEFDWLIENTGGITNAATSYDYAHFYLTNAASHIEKTLPLLADILLRATIPDEEFIRERDVVLEEIYSSHDDPDFVGFQALCQNTYQCHPYRRPILGEKELLLEHTPNQMRCFHRTYYQPENMTVVIVGGIEPEKALSLANENFSEFSVRSECPPILIEAEPPAIAIRRQELYLPRIEQSRLLMAWICPGAELLEEAIALDLIALILTGGRSSGLVRELREERQLVLNIDCGLSLQKDSSMFTINAWLEIEYLEMVENIICDRLNRLQTYLIPEAEIARAKRQLINDYIFSTETPNQLAGLYGFYNIIATASDSALYPQIISQLQPEQLQAIASRYLSPERYAVTILKPC, from the coding sequence ATGCCAAATTTATCACAATCTCTTTACCCAGTACAGTTTAAAGCTAATACTTTTAAATTAAGCAACGGATTAACTGTAATTCACCAGTATTTACCTGCGACATCTGTGGTGGTTACGGATATCTGGGTTAAAGCGGGAGCCATCTCTGAACCTGGGGAATGGTCGGGAATGGCACATTTTCTAGAACATATGATTTTTAAAGGTTCTCCTAACGTGATGGTGGGAGAATTTGACTGGCTGATTGAAAATACTGGGGGAATTACCAACGCTGCTACAAGTTACGATTATGCTCATTTCTATTTGACTAACGCCGCATCTCACATCGAAAAGACCTTGCCTCTTTTAGCCGACATCTTGTTGCGAGCAACTATCCCCGATGAAGAATTTATTCGCGAACGAGATGTAGTTCTGGAAGAAATTTATTCAAGTCATGACGACCCGGATTTTGTGGGATTTCAAGCTTTGTGTCAAAACACTTATCAGTGTCATCCCTACCGACGTCCGATTTTAGGAGAAAAAGAATTATTACTGGAACATACCCCCAATCAAATGCGCTGTTTTCATCGGACTTATTATCAGCCAGAAAATATGACAGTAGTAATTGTTGGCGGAATTGAACCAGAAAAAGCTTTATCTTTAGCCAATGAGAATTTTAGTGAGTTTAGTGTGCGTTCTGAATGTCCCCCTATATTGATAGAAGCAGAACCTCCCGCGATCGCTATTCGCCGCCAAGAACTATATCTCCCCAGAATTGAACAGTCACGTCTTTTGATGGCCTGGATTTGTCCTGGTGCAGAACTTTTGGAGGAGGCGATCGCTCTAGATTTAATTGCCTTGATTTTGACTGGAGGTCGCAGTTCGGGATTAGTACGAGAACTTAGGGAAGAACGACAGTTAGTTCTGAATATTGACTGTGGTCTTTCTTTGCAAAAAGACTCGAGTATGTTCACCATCAATGCTTGGTTAGAAATTGAATATTTAGAGATGGTAGAAAATATAATTTGCGATCGCCTTAACCGATTACAAACCTATCTGATCCCTGAAGCAGAGATCGCCCGTGCGAAACGACAGTTAATTAATGACTATATTTTCTCCACTGAGACCCCTAACCAGTTGGCAGGATTATATGGATTTTATAATATCATCGCCACAGCCTCTGATTCGGCTCTTTATCCCCAAATCATTAGTCAACTACAGCCCGAACAATTACAGGCGATCGCTAGCCGGTATTTATCCCCTGAACGTTATGCTGTTACGATATTAAAGCCTTGTTAG
- a CDS encoding NAD(+) kinase, which yields MELKNVIIAYKAGDKNSRQWAEKCAGELEARQCKVLLGPSGIKDNPYPVFLASSGVNINLAVVLGGDGTILSAARQLAPQKIPILAVNVGGHLGFLTEPFELFRQTETIWERLQSDLYAVQRRMMLQAQIFEGERTKLTPVSETFHCLNEMCIKPASIDRMPTSILEMEADGQLVDQYSGDGLLVSTPTGSTGYTVSASGPILHPGMWAIAVTPICPLSLSGRSLVLPPGSVVSVSPLRDYEVNTKLWTDGALGATIWPGQRVVIKMANCQAHFILLRESYSFYDTLREKLQWAGTRVHYENEEQNSAKK from the coding sequence GTGGAGCTAAAAAACGTAATCATTGCCTATAAGGCAGGGGACAAAAATAGTAGACAATGGGCTGAAAAATGCGCAGGAGAATTAGAAGCTCGCCAATGTAAGGTTCTATTAGGACCTAGCGGCATTAAAGATAATCCCTATCCTGTATTTTTAGCTTCTTCGGGGGTTAACATTAATTTGGCAGTTGTTTTAGGTGGAGATGGTACTATCTTGTCTGCTGCTAGACAATTAGCACCCCAAAAAATACCAATTTTGGCGGTAAATGTGGGTGGACATTTAGGATTTTTGACTGAACCGTTTGAACTATTTCGGCAAACAGAGACTATATGGGAGCGTTTACAGTCGGATCTTTATGCTGTTCAGAGACGCATGATGCTCCAAGCACAGATATTTGAGGGCGAAAGAACTAAATTAACCCCTGTCAGCGAGACATTTCATTGTCTGAATGAAATGTGCATCAAACCAGCAAGTATTGATCGTATGCCTACCTCAATCTTAGAAATGGAAGCAGATGGTCAACTAGTCGATCAGTATAGTGGAGATGGATTATTAGTTTCAACTCCCACTGGTTCTACTGGTTATACTGTTTCGGCCAGTGGTCCAATTTTACATCCAGGAATGTGGGCGATCGCGGTTACTCCCATTTGTCCTCTTAGTCTTTCTGGTCGTTCACTAGTTTTACCTCCTGGAAGTGTAGTTAGCGTTAGCCCTCTGAGAGACTATGAAGTTAACACTAAACTATGGACAGATGGTGCATTAGGTGCAACTATTTGGCCCGGTCAAAGAGTAGTAATTAAAATGGCCAATTGCCAAGCGCACTTTATCCTTCTGCGAGAAAGTTATTCTTTTTACGATACGTTGAGAGAAAAACTACAATGGGCAGGGACTAGAGTACATTATGAAAACGAGGAACAAAATTCTGCTAAAAAGTAA
- a CDS encoding mechanosensitive ion channel family protein yields MWSKKLSQVVLTVVTAILILVTNISPGLSQNNDSGLPEATVLIDGRKIFSVGTAGNSSAEERAEYIREKLREAVEDDDFDEVIIREKNRLPVLNLLYQRQPEQNPDSESELVSREDPQELLTVTEKETIGGQTKRQAAEDLQEKITDAIAQAKKERTPAYIQRQAIIACILLVLTLLGSRLLDQLQTYPLRRAIQRVIPGLPSNTSSQASNLTTLFRLKLGFAQFALWLVAIVVICHLFYFTRDGLYLLLDIAVKTFKEPFFPLGGNDVSIIGLLILIGLLIISFYISNYLANLLRTNVLQATRMTRGSQEIISLVVKYGLISFVTIVLLQAYGLNLSSLAFASGALGVGIGLGFQDIARNFASGLVLLFERSVQVGDFIQVGEHLGVVEEVNARSIVLKTLDRISIIVPNSRFLSEEVVNWNHRRSVSRIHLPIGVEYGSDVTKVKSALLKAAEEHLEVLRNPQPQVFFTEFGDSSLDFELLVWTSDPSRQAPLKSDLYFRIEEIFREQQIQIPFPQRDINFSTKDLPLRLSPQLEGHLLYLLKGLISQQYPNLKK; encoded by the coding sequence ATGTGGTCTAAAAAACTTTCCCAGGTTGTTTTGACAGTAGTTACTGCTATCCTAATTCTAGTAACCAATATTAGTCCTGGACTGAGTCAAAATAACGACTCTGGCTTGCCCGAAGCTACTGTATTGATTGATGGTCGAAAAATATTCTCTGTAGGTACAGCTGGTAATAGCTCCGCAGAAGAAAGAGCAGAATATATTCGTGAAAAATTGAGAGAAGCAGTTGAAGATGATGACTTTGACGAGGTAATAATTAGAGAAAAAAATCGACTGCCTGTACTTAATTTATTGTATCAAAGGCAGCCAGAGCAAAATCCAGATAGCGAGTCAGAATTAGTTTCTCGAGAAGATCCCCAAGAGCTGCTGACCGTTACTGAAAAAGAAACTATCGGTGGGCAGACTAAACGTCAAGCTGCGGAAGATTTACAAGAAAAAATAACAGATGCGATCGCGCAAGCGAAAAAAGAGAGAACTCCTGCTTATATCCAGCGTCAAGCAATTATCGCCTGTATCTTGTTGGTACTGACTTTATTGGGATCGAGACTTTTAGATCAGCTACAAACCTATCCCCTAAGGCGGGCAATTCAAAGAGTTATCCCAGGATTACCTAGCAATACTAGTTCTCAAGCTTCTAACTTAACTACCTTATTTCGTCTTAAATTAGGATTTGCTCAATTTGCTCTATGGTTAGTCGCAATTGTGGTTATTTGCCATCTATTCTACTTCACCAGGGATGGGTTATACTTACTTCTCGATATAGCAGTTAAGACCTTTAAAGAACCCTTCTTTCCTTTGGGGGGGAATGACGTTTCAATTATTGGTCTACTAATTTTAATAGGATTGCTGATTATTTCATTCTATATTAGTAACTATCTTGCTAATTTGCTGCGTACCAATGTCTTGCAAGCTACCAGAATGACTAGGGGTTCGCAAGAGATAATTTCACTTGTTGTTAAATATGGTTTAATCTCTTTCGTCACCATAGTTTTGCTTCAGGCTTATGGTTTAAATTTAAGTTCTTTAGCATTTGCAAGTGGTGCCTTGGGTGTAGGTATTGGCTTGGGTTTTCAGGATATTGCTCGTAACTTTGCTAGCGGACTTGTATTGCTATTTGAACGTTCAGTTCAAGTAGGAGACTTTATTCAGGTGGGAGAACACTTAGGCGTAGTGGAAGAAGTTAATGCCCGCAGTATTGTACTCAAAACTTTAGATCGAATTTCTATCATTGTGCCTAATTCACGCTTTTTGAGTGAAGAAGTAGTCAATTGGAATCACCGTAGAAGCGTCTCCCGTATACACTTACCTATTGGAGTAGAATATGGCTCTGATGTGACCAAAGTTAAATCGGCTTTATTAAAAGCAGCAGAAGAGCATTTGGAGGTATTGCGTAACCCTCAGCCTCAAGTATTTTTTACTGAATTTGGTGATAGTTCTCTTGATTTTGAGCTATTGGTTTGGACGTCCGATCCTAGCCGCCAAGCACCGCTCAAAAGTGATCTGTATTTTAGAATTGAAGAAATTTTTCGCGAACAACAAATTCAGATTCCCTTTCCCCAAAGAGATATTAATTTCAGCACTAAAGATTTACCTCTTAGACTCTCCCCTCAATTGGAAGGTCATTTACTTTATTTGCTAAAAGGCTTGATCTCTCAGCAATATCCTAATCTTAAAAAGTAA
- a CDS encoding DUF1361 domain-containing protein, which produces MDIEIYEEILFSYLFLRLPIIFFFSLAALGLEWMRSRLYQGRFYKPFLLNIILAWIPFLLSISAYILFLRSGFNETWTVLVLLAIWFVFFPNSVYLITEVHHFRDRFADDAKDPFWFDNIEILSIVGVGLLIGSHSLAIIHFLLRNHLTNALSWIAIISYVLLANFGIYIGRYLRFNSWDIVRNPINLFKQVINELSVYSKAKALVLYTFLFSFFIITFYLFVNLNIENLYTLGIRIQELQ; this is translated from the coding sequence ATGGATATTGAGATTTACGAAGAAATTCTGTTTAGTTATTTATTTTTACGACTTCCAATTATATTTTTCTTCAGCTTGGCTGCATTAGGTTTGGAATGGATGAGGAGCCGACTTTATCAAGGTCGCTTTTATAAACCCTTCCTGCTCAATATTATTCTTGCCTGGATTCCATTCCTACTTTCGATCTCTGCCTATATCTTATTTCTCAGAAGTGGATTTAATGAAACTTGGACAGTATTAGTTCTATTGGCTATTTGGTTCGTTTTCTTTCCTAATTCAGTATATTTAATCACTGAAGTTCATCACTTTCGCGATCGCTTTGCTGATGATGCCAAAGACCCTTTTTGGTTTGACAATATCGAAATTCTTTCAATTGTCGGGGTAGGACTATTAATTGGTAGTCATTCCCTAGCTATCATCCACTTTTTATTACGAAATCATTTAACTAATGCATTAAGTTGGATCGCTATAATCAGCTATGTCTTGTTGGCTAATTTCGGTATTTATATCGGTCGGTATTTGCGATTTAATAGTTGGGATATTGTTCGTAATCCTATTAACCTTTTTAAACAGGTTATTAATGAATTAAGTGTCTATTCTAAGGCAAAAGCTTTAGTTCTCTACACATTTTTATTTAGCTTTTTTATAATCACGTTTTACCTATTCGTTAACTTGAATATCGAGAATCTTTATACTTTAGGAATTCGCATTCAAGAACTCCAGTGA